GCACTTCGAAACTTTATTTCCCCACTTAAGGAGGTCTGAATCCCACGTTAAGAGCGCGTCTAATCCAGTTTCCATACAATTAGCCAGTATTATAGCATCTATTATAGCATCACCGGGAAGTAGGCCGTAGCGTTGGATTAGTCTTTCGGCTTCCCATAATGTGTGCTCGGTTGTGGGAGAGTAGTTCAGAACTTTGAACAGCCTGAGAGCTGGTGTCAAAGCTCCAGAGGATCTCCTAACGAGCTCCGGTCTTCTCTTGAGTGTAAAAGGCCTTTCACCGGTTTCGTTCCTGATAAGCAAGTAGAGAACTTCGGAATAAACAATATCGTTATAGTAGGGTTCGGTAAGGGCGAGGAGCCTTGAGATGCTGTGTTCGCCGAAGAGATGCTTTAGTATAACGTTCGAATCGAGCATCACACGGTCCATACGTCATCGGCCTCGGAAACAAGCTTACTGGACTTTTTCCTCGGCTTGACAGCCCCGAAGGTTTCGTTGGCGACTTTCAATCGCCGAAGTAACCTCTCTATAGCGACTCGGGCGAGCGTTTCATCAACTCCCTCCGGAACCTTAACGACTATCTCGCTCATGTGCGAAAATACGCTCCAACGGGTAATAAACCTTCCGGAGGAAGCCGAAGGGTGCAGAAAGGAATAAATAGAGTGGGATTTAACCCAAGTATCATGAGCCTTAAGGTTATCAAAGCAACTATTGAAAAAGTTTCCAAGAAGCTCGGACTTAAGGTGGATGAGATAATCCTCTTTGGCTCGAGGGCGCGGGGTGACTTCAGGAAAGACAGCGATTGGGACGTTTTAGTTGTTCTCTCGGAGCCCGTGTCAAGGAAAACCGAGCTTGAAGCGTACAAACTCATCCACAGGGAGCTTCTCTTCAAAGGGGTAAAGGCGGATATCCTCTTCATCTCGAAGGGTGAACTTGAGAAGGTGAAGGAAGACAGGGGATTCGTCTACTACTACGCGCTGAGGGATGGCCTCAGGGTTTGAGCTTCAGAGAGTGGTTAAACAAAGCCAAGAAAGACTTAGTGCTGGCAAAACACAGTTTGGAACTTGGGTACTATGACTTTGCTTCATTCCACGCCCAGCAGTGTGCAGAGAAAGCGTTGAAGGCGTTTTTGGTCGCCAGAGGGAGGCCTATTAAGCGAACCCATGACATTGGTGAACTTATAATCCTGTGTTCTGATGTTGATCCTGACTTCACGAAACTGTTCAACGAAGACGTTGATATCCTAACCGCCTACGCTGTGGAGGCCAGATACCCAACACTTCACGAGCCAAACCGAGAAGAGGCGGAGAACGCAATAAAACTCGCGGAGTTTGCCTTAGAGTTTGTAAAAAGAAAGCTCACCTCACCCTGAACCTCAGCAGGGCCGCCAAACCGCCTAAGGCCTTGAGCTTTTCACCGCCCTCATGTTCAGAGCTGACAACCACCACTTCACCGCGCGAATACCTCACCGCGTCCATCAGCTCCTCGATCTTCTCCCTGTGCTCTCCTTTGAGGAGCTCATCGAGCACCAAAAGCGTCTCGACGGCCCCGTAGTTAACCGCTTCCTCCACCTCCCGAAGACCATAGGCAACCAAGCCGTTGTTTTTAGCTATGTTCTCAAGCACCTTCTCGACCAGCTGAATTTCCTTGGCAACCCTGTTCTCGTGGTAGACCCTCTCCACCGTTCCGCGCTTTATGACCTCGTAGATTCCCGTTCTTCCCGTCACGCTCGTGTCCTCTATGACGACCCTTTTGGCAAGCTCCGGATAATTCTCCTTCAGGAACTTGTAGAAGTCCTCCTTTACGAAGCCGGGGCCGGCAACGATGGCCTTCTCGACCTTCTCGCGCCTCATGACCTCCTCCATGGTCTTTGCAACGTCGTGGAAGAACCGCTTTTCTTCACTCTCGCGGTCGGTATTGTAGCGCTTCCCGCCGAGGTTGTAGCGTATGCTGTTGAGAATCTCAACGCCGTACTCCCTCACGAGGGCCATATCAGCCTCGCCCTCATCGATGACGACTATCATCACCCTCGCGCGCTTCGAGGCCTCGACGGCTTCCTTCAGCCTTTCAATGTGGTGCTCCTTCCAGCGGGGCTTTTGAATGGTAACGACAGTTCCCTCCTCGATGGTTATCGTGTGGTATTTTCCGAGGGGAACGTCCTCCCTGCTCGCGTAAACGATTGGTCCTGTAACGCGCACCTGATTCGCGAACTTGTGGAAGTTTATCTTTTCCGCTTTAACGCCGAGGAAAACCGGAATTACCTCAACCTTCTCGGCCCTCAGAGAATCGCTCCTCTGGGCCTGCTTGCGGAGGGTTTTGGCGTAAACTACATCGCCGGGGTCGATTATGTGGTAGAGGTGCCAGAGGTCATCGAGCGTCTCGGCTTTTACCTTTACCTTGCCCTCCTTGGGCTTCTCCTCGATTATCTGCATGATATCACCTCAGAGGTCTTTGTAAACGTTTCCTCTACGGCCTATTCTGATCACATAGACTGTCTTGGAAGTTTCATCAACACTGTAGATAACTCTGTAATCCCCAACTCGAATTCGATAGAAAGGATACCCTTTCAATTTTTTGTATTGCATTGACCACGGGTTCTCCCTAAGTTTGAGCAGGGATTCCTTTATCCTCGCCCTGTCTTTAGGAGATAGGTTTCTCAAAAATTTCAGGCTTTTCCGGGATAGCACTACCTCATAGCTCATCGAGGATCTCCTCTAGGCGAACCCCATTCCTCTTGGTCTCTTCCAGCTCCTCTAGAAGCTCCTGCAGTTCCTTCTTGTCCACATCAAAGTATCCAGCGAAATTGTCAATCTTGGAGTTCAGTACCCTGAGTTCTTCCTTGATTTCCCTCAGTTCCTGAAGAATGACCTGTTCGACGTTCTCCATGACACTCCCCGCTGTTTTTTATTCAAACCACCTCATAAAATTTTTGGAGCCCTTCATTCTCACTCTCTAAAGTGAAAAACAGTAGTCAGATGAGCTCCCTCTCGGTCTTGGTGAGCCTTCTGGCACCTTTCTCGGTGATGACGATGGTGTCCTCTATGCGAACTCCACCGAACTTGGGGATGTAGATGCCCGGCTCGACCGTTATCACCATGCCGGGCTTTAGAACGGTCTCGTCCTGCTGGCTCACCCTTGGCCACTCGTGTATCTCAAGGCCGACTCCGTGACCGGTTGAGTGGATGAAGTAGTCGCCGTAGCCGTACTCCGCTATGACGTCTCTCACGAGGGTGTCGAGCTCTTTGGCGGTAATGCCTGGCCTTGCTTCCTCAACGCCCTTCCTCTGGGCCTCTAAAACAATCTCGTAGATTTCCTTCTGCTTCTCGTTTGGCGAACCGACAACGATGGTTCTCGTCATGTCCGAGTTGTAGTGTCCGTAGAGAGCGCCCTCGTCGATAACAACCAAATCCCCCC
The nucleotide sequence above comes from Thermococcus sp.. Encoded proteins:
- a CDS encoding type II toxin-antitoxin system VapC family toxin, whose amino-acid sequence is MLDSNVILKHLFGEHSISRLLALTEPYYNDIVYSEVLYLLIRNETGERPFTLKRRPELVRRSSGALTPALRLFKVLNYSPTTEHTLWEAERLIQRYGLLPGDAIIDAIILANCMETGLDALLTWDSDLLKWGNKVSKC
- a CDS encoding nucleotidyltransferase domain-containing protein; this encodes MSLKVIKATIEKVSKKLGLKVDEIILFGSRARGDFRKDSDWDVLVVLSEPVSRKTELEAYKLIHRELLFKGVKADILFISKGELEKVKEDRGFVYYYALRDGLRV
- a CDS encoding HEPN domain-containing protein, with translation MSFREWLNKAKKDLVLAKHSLELGYYDFASFHAQQCAEKALKAFLVARGRPIKRTHDIGELIILCSDVDPDFTKLFNEDVDILTAYAVEARYPTLHEPNREEAENAIKLAEFALEFVKRKLTSP
- a CDS encoding mRNA surveillance protein pelota translates to MQIIEEKPKEGKVKVKAETLDDLWHLYHIIDPGDVVYAKTLRKQAQRSDSLRAEKVEVIPVFLGVKAEKINFHKFANQVRVTGPIVYASREDVPLGKYHTITIEEGTVVTIQKPRWKEHHIERLKEAVEASKRARVMIVVIDEGEADMALVREYGVEILNSIRYNLGGKRYNTDRESEEKRFFHDVAKTMEEVMRREKVEKAIVAGPGFVKEDFYKFLKENYPELAKRVVIEDTSVTGRTGIYEVIKRGTVERVYHENRVAKEIQLVEKVLENIAKNNGLVAYGLREVEEAVNYGAVETLLVLDELLKGEHREKIEELMDAVRYSRGEVVVVSSEHEGGEKLKALGGLAALLRFRVR
- a CDS encoding type II toxin-antitoxin system RelE/ParE family toxin; protein product: MSYEVVLSRKSLKFLRNLSPKDRARIKESLLKLRENPWSMQYKKLKGYPFYRIRVGDYRVIYSVDETSKTVYVIRIGRRGNVYKDL